In Limnobaculum parvum, one DNA window encodes the following:
- the selA gene encoding L-seryl-tRNA(Sec) selenium transferase: protein MNHQTQSLYSQLPSVDRLLNEPDMEPLLAQFGQHLVVASLRHLQQQARQEISQFNRLPEWSHNWIEAVGCHLMQKQRSGLQPVFNLSGTVLHTNLGRALLAEEAIDEVASAMRYAVTLEYDLDGAGRGHRDNVVSELLSELTGAEAACIVNNNAAAVMLMLAAVAADKEVIVSRGELVEIGGAFRVPDVMRQAGCKLVEVGTTNRTHLRDYREAVSDNTGLLMKVHTSNYSIQGFTSAVDEQELVVLGRELNLPVATDLGSGSLIDLQQYDLPAEPMPQNLIAAGVDLVTFSGDKLLGGPQAGIILGSKKWIEKIQRHPLKRALRAGKLTLAALEATLRLYQQPERLAYSLPTLRLLSRDAIEMKEMAAQLLSPLQACYAGHFTVQAEPCLSQIGSGSLPVDRLPSYALTFEPKDGRGRTLEALAEKWRALPKPVIGRIQEGKLWLDLRCLEDESELLEMLLA, encoded by the coding sequence ATGAATCATCAAACTCAATCCCTGTACAGTCAGCTTCCTTCGGTGGATCGCTTACTTAACGAGCCGGATATGGAGCCGTTATTGGCACAATTCGGCCAACACCTGGTGGTGGCGTCATTGCGCCATTTACAGCAGCAGGCCCGACAGGAGATTAGCCAGTTCAATCGATTACCCGAGTGGAGCCACAACTGGATTGAGGCGGTTGGTTGCCATCTGATGCAGAAACAGCGTAGCGGTTTACAGCCGGTATTCAACCTGAGTGGAACCGTACTGCATACCAACCTAGGGCGGGCGCTGTTAGCGGAAGAGGCCATCGATGAGGTTGCTAGCGCTATGCGCTATGCGGTGACGCTAGAGTACGATCTGGATGGTGCAGGGCGCGGCCATCGGGATAATGTGGTTTCCGAGTTATTGAGTGAGTTAACTGGCGCGGAAGCGGCCTGCATCGTGAATAATAACGCCGCCGCGGTGATGCTAATGTTGGCCGCGGTAGCCGCCGACAAAGAAGTTATCGTTTCTCGCGGTGAACTGGTGGAAATTGGTGGCGCGTTCCGAGTGCCGGATGTGATGCGTCAGGCGGGATGTAAGCTGGTGGAAGTGGGCACAACCAACCGTACACATCTGCGTGATTATCGTGAGGCGGTGAGTGACAACACCGGTTTGCTAATGAAAGTGCATACCAGCAATTACAGCATTCAGGGGTTTACCTCAGCGGTAGATGAGCAGGAACTGGTGGTGCTCGGGCGTGAGCTGAATTTACCGGTAGCTACCGATCTTGGCAGCGGCTCACTGATCGATTTACAGCAGTACGATTTACCCGCCGAGCCAATGCCGCAGAATCTGATTGCGGCGGGTGTAGATCTAGTGACTTTCTCTGGCGATAAACTGCTGGGTGGCCCGCAGGCGGGGATTATCCTCGGTTCGAAAAAGTGGATTGAAAAAATCCAGCGTCACCCTCTAAAACGTGCACTGCGCGCTGGAAAACTGACTCTGGCAGCGCTGGAAGCGACATTACGTCTTTATCAACAGCCAGAACGATTGGCGTACTCCCTACCGACTTTACGTCTGTTAAGCCGTGATGCGATCGAAATGAAAGAAATGGCCGCACAGTTGCTTTCCCCCTTGCAGGCTTGTTACGCCGGGCATTTCACCGTACAGGCAGAGCCTTGCCTGTCGCAAATTGGCAGCGGATCATTACCCGTCGATCGCTTACCCAGCTATGCGCTGACTTTCGAGCCAAAAGATGGTCGTGGTCGAACGCTGGAAGCGCTGGCGGAAAAATGGCGAGCCTTGCCAAAACCGGTGATTGGTCGGATACAGGAAGGAAAGCTGTGGCTAGATTTACGCTGCCTTGAAGATGAATCAGAACTGCTGGAGATGCTGTTAGCATGA
- a CDS encoding NAD(P)-dependent alcohol dehydrogenase has protein sequence MTMNIRSFAATSATSPVALHAIIRRDPREDDVAIKILYCGVCHSDIHQARNEWHSTVYPVVPGHEIIGQVTAVGKNVTHYKPGDWVGVGCMVDSCQHCASCRDNLEQFCENVATFTYNSKDRHDGTPTYGGYSESIVVSEKFVLRLPEKLDPKSAAPLLCAGITTYSPLRHWKIGKGHKVAVVGLGGLGHMALKFAKALGADVTLFTRSMNKAPEASRLGADHVVLSTDAEQMKAVSNHFDFILDTVPQQHDLNPYLATLKRDGTCVLVGLLEPVEPPMNSGLLVMGRKTLAGSLIGGIAETQEMLNFCAQHNITCDVEMINIQEINQAYTRMLKSDVKYRFVIDMKSIETESL, from the coding sequence ATGACTATGAATATTCGCAGCTTTGCTGCCACTTCCGCTACATCTCCTGTTGCTCTTCACGCCATCATTCGTCGTGACCCGCGGGAAGACGATGTCGCCATCAAGATTTTATACTGTGGCGTTTGCCATTCAGATATTCATCAAGCCCGTAATGAATGGCACAGCACCGTTTATCCGGTGGTTCCCGGCCATGAGATTATCGGTCAGGTTACCGCCGTAGGTAAGAACGTTACCCACTATAAACCGGGAGATTGGGTTGGGGTTGGCTGTATGGTGGATTCCTGCCAACACTGCGCCTCTTGTCGAGATAATCTTGAGCAGTTCTGTGAAAACGTCGCCACTTTTACTTACAACAGTAAGGATCGCCATGATGGCACACCAACCTACGGTGGCTATTCAGAATCTATCGTGGTTTCCGAGAAGTTTGTACTGCGCCTGCCGGAAAAACTCGACCCTAAATCTGCCGCACCTCTGCTGTGTGCAGGCATTACTACCTATTCACCGCTACGCCACTGGAAGATTGGTAAAGGCCATAAAGTTGCGGTGGTCGGCTTAGGGGGTTTAGGCCATATGGCGCTGAAATTTGCCAAAGCGCTAGGTGCAGACGTCACCCTCTTCACCCGCTCAATGAACAAAGCCCCGGAAGCCAGCCGACTGGGTGCCGATCACGTGGTGCTGTCCACCGATGCCGAGCAGATGAAAGCAGTAAGTAATCACTTCGATTTTATTCTGGACACCGTCCCTCAGCAGCACGACCTTAACCCTTACCTCGCCACACTGAAACGCGACGGCACCTGCGTACTGGTTGGCCTGCTAGAACCGGTAGAACCCCCAATGAACAGCGGACTGCTCGTCATGGGCCGCAAAACTCTGGCAGGCTCACTGATTGGCGGCATCGCCGAAACCCAAGAAATGCTCAACTTCTGCGCCCAACACAACATCACCTGCGACGTAGAAATGATCAACATTCAGGAAATCAACCAAGCCTATACCCGAATGCTAAAAAGCGACGTCAAATACCGGTTTGTGATTGATATGAAATCAATTGAAACGGAAAGCTTATAG
- a CDS encoding IS3 family transposase (programmed frameshift) yields MIKERRHFTPEFKREAAALVVEHGYSTTEACRAMGVGETAMRRWVRQLKYEQQGVTPTTQALTAEQQRIQALEKRIKHLELEKENLKKGYRSLNVGRIQKYELTAQLSERYSTRLLCSLFDISKSTFYDTQSRTVNKERGRLRQHVVSLFKQSRGSAGSRTIVGMLRQEKIVIGRFKVRRLMAEAQLQSKQPGSHRYKPVTIERPEISNILGRDFIPSRPNQVWTSDITYIWSGCWIYLAVVLDLYARKVIGYALSDKADAGLAIKALDMAWQHRGKPKGVMLHSDQGCQYTARAFRQRLWRYQITQSMSRRGNCWDNAPTERLFRSLKTEWVPETGYHNLMQAKSDISRYLLEYYNQRRPHAFNGGLPPMIAEQLKLESGNT; encoded by the exons ATGATAAAAGAACGTCGACATTTTACCCCAGAGTTTAAACGTGAAGCAGCTGCACTGGTTGTTGAGCATGGCTATAGCACGACTGAAGCTTGCAGAGCAATGGGGGTTGGTGAAACAGCGATGCGTCGCTGGGTAAGACAACTGAAATATGAGCAGCAAGGTGTCACTCCAACTACCCAAGCCTTAACCGCGGAGCAACAACGTATTCAGGCTCTGGAGAAACGAATAAAACACCTTGAATTAGAAAAGGAAA ATCTTAAAAAAGGCTACCGCTCTCTTAATGTCGGACGAATTCAAAAATATGAGCTGACAGCCCAATTAAGTGAGCGTTACTCAACCCGGCTGCTCTGCTCATTATTTGATATCTCCAAATCGACTTTCTATGACACCCAATCCAGAACGGTGAATAAGGAGCGGGGGCGGCTTCGTCAGCATGTTGTCAGTCTTTTTAAACAGAGTCGGGGCTCAGCCGGTAGTCGAACTATTGTTGGCATGCTGCGTCAGGAAAAGATAGTGATTGGTCGCTTTAAAGTGAGACGACTGATGGCAGAAGCGCAGTTACAAAGTAAACAGCCGGGTTCACATCGCTATAAGCCTGTGACAATAGAACGTCCGGAGATAAGTAATATACTGGGTCGTGATTTTATCCCGTCCAGACCTAATCAGGTATGGACGAGCGACATTACTTATATCTGGTCTGGGTGCTGGATTTACCTTGCAGTGGTACTTGATTTATATGCCCGAAAGGTTATTGGTTATGCTTTATCAGATAAAGCGGATGCAGGGTTAGCGATTAAAGCTCTGGATATGGCCTGGCAACATCGTGGCAAACCTAAAGGAGTGATGCTCCACTCAGATCAGGGTTGCCAGTACACAGCACGGGCCTTCAGACAAAGGTTGTGGCGTTATCAGATAACGCAAAGTATGAGTCGTCGGGGTAACTGTTGGGATAATGCGCCGACAGAACGCTTGTTCAGAAGTTTAAAAACAGAATGGGTTCCGGAAACGGGTTACCACAATCTGATGCAAGCGAAATCAGATATAAGCCGTTACTTGTTAGAATATTATAATCAAAGGCGACCACATGCTTTTAATGGTGGATTACCGCCAATGATTGCAGAACAACTTAAGTTGGAGTCCGGGAATACTTGA
- a CDS encoding ABC transporter substrate-binding protein produces MSKKSNLFIVSMLTLSVGSALAAPENYPADYQKIVDAANKEGKVVIYSTTDTAAAAPIIKGFETLYPNITVEYNDMNSTELYNRYISEQASSSGSGDVVWSSAMDTGLKLATDYALTYKSPEAGKIPTWAVWKDTAYGTTYEPLVFVYNKRLIKEDEIPKSHASLGELVKSQPDRFKNKVTTYDIEKSALGFMLSVEDMKNDPKYWDHLKDVASAGMVVQSSTGTMLERVSSGENLIGYNILEPYAKTRAIKDPSLGIAYPSDYTLVLSRVTFISKQAKNVNAAKLWLDYLLSQKGQDIIANQANITSIRDDINGDNDVAGTTKLLGNSLKPIPVNETLLEYLEQNKRLDYLKKWRSVTGK; encoded by the coding sequence ATGTCCAAGAAATCAAATTTATTCATCGTCAGTATGCTAACCCTGTCCGTTGGTTCCGCTCTGGCTGCCCCTGAAAACTACCCTGCCGACTACCAAAAAATTGTGGATGCGGCCAATAAAGAAGGCAAAGTGGTGATTTATTCCACCACCGATACCGCCGCTGCCGCGCCGATTATTAAAGGGTTCGAAACGCTCTATCCAAATATCACCGTTGAATATAACGATATGAACAGTACTGAACTGTATAACCGTTATATCAGCGAGCAAGCCTCATCCAGCGGCAGCGGTGATGTGGTCTGGAGTTCAGCTATGGATACCGGACTGAAGCTGGCTACCGACTATGCATTAACCTATAAATCGCCGGAAGCCGGTAAGATCCCAACTTGGGCCGTATGGAAAGACACTGCCTATGGCACCACTTATGAACCGCTGGTGTTTGTCTATAACAAACGCCTGATCAAAGAAGACGAAATCCCTAAATCCCATGCCTCTTTGGGTGAATTAGTGAAAAGTCAGCCGGACAGATTTAAAAATAAAGTCACCACTTATGATATTGAGAAATCTGCCCTTGGTTTTATGCTCTCGGTTGAAGACATGAAAAACGATCCGAAATACTGGGATCATCTAAAAGATGTGGCTAGTGCAGGCATGGTAGTGCAATCGTCTACCGGTACCATGCTAGAACGCGTCTCTTCTGGAGAGAACTTAATCGGTTACAACATTCTGGAACCTTATGCGAAAACCCGCGCTATCAAAGATCCATCACTGGGCATCGCTTATCCATCGGATTACACCCTAGTGCTTTCCCGAGTGACCTTTATCAGTAAGCAGGCGAAAAACGTCAATGCCGCCAAACTATGGCTGGATTATCTGCTGTCACAAAAAGGTCAGGATATTATCGCCAATCAGGCCAATATCACCTCAATTCGTGACGATATCAACGGCGATAACGACGTCGCGGGCACCACCAAATTATTGGGTAATTCATTGAAGCCTATCCCAGTGAATGAAACGCTGCTGGAGTATCTGGAGCAGAATAAGCGTCTGGACTATCTGAAAAAATGGCGTTCTGTCACCGGTAAATAA
- a CDS encoding ABC transporter permease, translating into MYSLRKIKQSLPRGVVVMLTALFIYGPLALIVTQSFLSAPFFVPDKTFSLDAYRFVFDDPDFYKALKNGFILAIGLVVIVIPLGSILAFLIVRSDLPGRRWIEPMILVPVFVSPMVLGFGYVVAAGPVGFFSLWMQDLFGFVPWNIYSMTSIIIIAGLMHVPHAYLYIASALRNMGSDVEEAARISGASPFRVMVSVSLPMVRPAILYATVLLFFLGLEVFGLMLVLGDPEGNLVLATYLYKLTNKLGIPSYHLMAVVAVVLISITIPLIMLQRRLMRTANRFVTVKGKASQAHVLPLGKWRWVSAAIVILWLIVTIFVPLTGILLRAFVSNWGVGVSLFDQLSLDTFRTVFSQPNLIRAIINSVAIGVFGGALAVLCYTFIGLAMHRKPDRTTRFLDYSVLIPRAVPGILAGLAFLWVFLFTPMWMDKSLADGYMSVLPGAQWMRDNVIVWMRATRNTIFSVWLAYTVVWLAYGLRLISSALLQVGAELEEAARSTGAQRSQVTRQITVPLARYGLIGSWLLMFLIFEREYSTGVYLLSPGTETIGSMLVSLWATGAVDIVAALSFINIVLVMFGLGIALRFGVKLND; encoded by the coding sequence ATGTACTCGTTGCGCAAAATAAAGCAGAGTTTGCCGCGCGGTGTAGTAGTGATGCTAACGGCACTGTTTATCTACGGCCCCTTAGCGCTTATTGTCACCCAAAGCTTTCTGTCTGCTCCTTTTTTTGTTCCCGACAAAACCTTCAGCCTCGATGCCTACCGCTTTGTCTTTGACGATCCGGACTTTTATAAGGCGCTGAAAAACGGATTTATTCTGGCTATTGGGTTGGTGGTGATTGTTATTCCTCTGGGCAGTATTCTGGCGTTCCTGATTGTCAGAAGCGATCTGCCAGGCCGCCGTTGGATAGAACCGATGATTCTGGTGCCGGTATTTGTCTCCCCAATGGTATTGGGATTTGGCTATGTGGTTGCCGCCGGGCCGGTGGGTTTCTTCTCACTGTGGATGCAAGACCTGTTTGGATTTGTGCCGTGGAATATCTACTCCATGACCAGCATTATCATTATTGCCGGTCTGATGCATGTGCCACACGCCTATCTGTATATCGCATCCGCATTACGCAATATGGGTTCGGATGTGGAAGAGGCGGCGCGCATTTCTGGTGCTTCGCCGTTTCGGGTGATGGTTTCCGTTAGCCTACCGATGGTCAGACCGGCGATTCTGTACGCCACAGTTTTGCTGTTCTTTCTCGGTCTGGAAGTGTTCGGGCTGATGTTAGTGCTGGGGGATCCTGAAGGTAATTTGGTCTTGGCGACCTACTTATACAAACTGACCAACAAGCTGGGTATTCCTTCTTACCATCTGATGGCGGTAGTCGCCGTGGTGTTAATCAGTATTACTATCCCACTGATCATGCTACAGCGCCGTTTAATGCGAACGGCTAACCGCTTTGTCACGGTGAAAGGCAAAGCGTCACAGGCGCACGTGCTGCCATTGGGCAAATGGCGTTGGGTGTCTGCCGCCATCGTTATTTTATGGCTAATCGTGACCATTTTTGTACCGCTCACCGGCATACTGCTGCGGGCGTTTGTCTCCAACTGGGGGGTTGGCGTTTCGCTGTTCGATCAGCTATCGCTGGATACTTTCCGCACCGTATTCTCACAACCCAACCTGATTCGGGCCATTATCAACTCGGTGGCGATCGGTGTGTTCGGCGGGGCGCTGGCGGTACTTTGCTACACCTTTATTGGTCTGGCAATGCACCGCAAACCGGATCGCACTACGCGTTTTCTTGACTATAGCGTACTGATCCCTCGGGCGGTGCCGGGGATCCTCGCCGGTCTGGCCTTCTTATGGGTATTTCTGTTCACCCCGATGTGGATGGATAAGTCGCTGGCGGATGGCTATATGTCGGTTCTGCCGGGCGCTCAGTGGATGCGGGATAACGTTATCGTCTGGATGCGGGCAACCCGTAATACCATCTTCAGCGTCTGGTTAGCCTATACCGTGGTATGGCTGGCCTATGGCCTACGGTTGATTTCCTCAGCCCTGTTACAGGTGGGAGCGGAATTGGAAGAAGCCGCTCGCAGTACCGGCGCACAACGCAGTCAGGTTACCCGGCAGATTACCGTGCCGCTGGCGCGTTATGGCCTGATTGGCTCCTGGCTATTGATGTTCCTGATCTTTGAGCGGGAATATTCAACCGGCGTATACCTGTTATCACCGGGCACGGAAACCATTGGTTCAATGCTGGTTTCCCTGTGGGCTACGGGTGCGGTCGATATCGTCGCTGCCCTGTCATTTATCAATATTGTTTTAGTCATGTTTGGCTTAGGCATTGCACTGCGTTTTGGAGTAAAACTCAATGACTGA
- a CDS encoding ABC transporter ATP-binding protein — protein sequence MTELTVESLHLNYGTNPVLKGVSMQLKKGEVVTLLGPSGSGKTTLLRAVAGLEAPCQGRIIIGDRVVYDGSTNQEIPVEERNLGLVFQSYALWPHMTIFDNIAYPLKLRKTSTAEIKLRVQAVLDQLGLGHLGQRYPHQLSGGQQQRVAIGRGLVYNPPVLLLDEPLSNLDAKLREEARVFLRSLIVDLGLSALMVTHDQNEAMAISDRILLLNNGVIEQQGTPQEMYSTPTTLFSAEFMGSNNRLYGHVVELAGDYACIQGNSWKLWGKPGGTLKVGQNVTAVIRVEQVKLNDAAEQNSLELPLLTGMYLGSHWEYLFRESNEDSPVLRAFGTTKPASGSHCRLSMPADQVWIFPR from the coding sequence ATGACTGAACTCACTGTAGAGAGTCTGCATTTAAACTACGGCACTAACCCTGTGTTAAAAGGGGTTTCGATGCAGTTGAAAAAAGGCGAAGTTGTCACCCTGCTCGGTCCATCGGGCAGTGGTAAAACCACGCTGTTACGTGCCGTCGCTGGGTTAGAAGCCCCCTGTCAGGGCCGTATTATCATTGGGGATCGCGTGGTGTATGACGGCAGCACCAATCAGGAAATTCCGGTGGAAGAGCGCAATCTAGGGCTGGTTTTCCAGTCCTATGCCCTGTGGCCCCATATGACCATTTTCGACAATATCGCCTATCCACTTAAGCTACGGAAAACCTCAACTGCTGAAATAAAACTGCGGGTTCAGGCGGTACTAGATCAGTTGGGGCTGGGCCACTTAGGCCAGCGCTACCCTCACCAGCTATCCGGCGGGCAGCAACAGCGGGTGGCAATTGGCCGGGGACTGGTTTATAACCCGCCGGTGCTGCTGCTGGATGAACCGCTTTCCAATCTGGATGCCAAACTGCGCGAAGAGGCACGGGTGTTCCTACGCAGTCTGATTGTCGATTTAGGGCTATCGGCACTGATGGTGACCCACGACCAGAACGAAGCGATGGCGATTTCCGATCGTATTCTCCTGCTGAATAATGGTGTGATTGAGCAACAGGGCACGCCTCAGGAGATGTACTCCACCCCTACCACGCTGTTTAGCGCCGAATTCATGGGGAGCAACAACCGACTTTATGGTCACGTTGTTGAACTTGCCGGCGACTACGCCTGTATTCAGGGAAATAGCTGGAAGCTGTGGGGAAAACCGGGTGGCACGCTGAAAGTTGGGCAAAACGTCACGGCGGTGATCCGCGTTGAGCAGGTGAAACTCAATGATGCGGCCGAACAGAACAGTCTGGAACTGCCGCTGCTTACCGGTATGTACCTCGGTAGCCACTGGGAGTACCTGTTCCGTGAGTCTAATGAAGACTCTCCGGTATTGCGGGCTTTCGGCACCACCAAACCTGCCAGCGGCAGCCACTGTCGGCTCTCGATGCCTGCGGATCAGGTGTGGATATTTCCGAGGTAG
- the darG gene encoding type II toxin-antitoxin system antitoxin DNA ADP-ribosyl glycohydrolase DarG, translating to MINYTQGNLLDAPVEALVNTVNTMGIMGKGIALMFKERFPNNMKAYSLACKQQQVTTGKMFITETGELMGPRWIVNFPTKQHWRADSKIEWIEEGLQDLRRFLLEEQVNSIAIPPLGAGHGGLAWPSVRVQIENALADLHDIDIFIYEPTKKYQNVAKSSGVKKLTPARAMIAELVRRYWVLGMECSLLEIQKLAWFLQRAIDLHHQEDVLKLPFESHYYGPYTPNLNHLLNALDGSYLKSEKRIPDSQPLDVIWFNDREKDHINAYLHTEAKAWLPALEQVSELIDGFESPFGMELLATVDWLLTRENCQPTLVSVKEGLRRWPAGERWACRKLELFDDNSLQFAIDRVMTFHS from the coding sequence ATGATTAATTATACACAAGGCAATTTGCTGGATGCACCTGTAGAAGCATTGGTGAATACGGTTAATACCATGGGGATCATGGGTAAAGGTATTGCTCTCATGTTTAAAGAGCGTTTTCCTAATAATATGAAGGCATATTCTCTTGCTTGCAAACAGCAGCAGGTAACTACAGGGAAGATGTTTATTACTGAAACGGGTGAATTGATGGGGCCTCGTTGGATTGTTAATTTCCCAACTAAGCAACATTGGCGAGCAGATTCCAAAATTGAATGGATTGAAGAAGGTTTACAAGACTTACGTCGTTTTCTACTCGAAGAACAGGTGAACTCTATTGCTATTCCTCCTCTAGGGGCGGGGCATGGTGGCTTGGCATGGCCAAGCGTTAGAGTACAAATTGAAAATGCACTTGCTGACCTTCATGATATTGATATTTTTATTTATGAGCCAACAAAAAAGTATCAGAATGTTGCCAAAAGTAGCGGCGTAAAAAAGCTTACACCAGCCAGAGCAATGATTGCTGAGCTGGTACGGCGTTATTGGGTTCTGGGTATGGAATGTAGTTTGTTAGAAATTCAGAAACTAGCATGGTTTCTGCAGCGAGCCATCGATTTGCATCATCAGGAAGATGTGCTGAAGTTACCTTTTGAATCCCATTATTATGGACCATATACACCTAATCTAAATCATTTACTCAATGCACTGGACGGTAGTTATCTTAAATCGGAGAAACGTATACCGGATAGCCAACCTCTTGATGTTATTTGGTTCAACGATCGAGAAAAAGATCATATAAATGCTTATTTACATACAGAGGCTAAGGCATGGCTGCCAGCGCTTGAGCAGGTGAGTGAGCTGATTGATGGTTTTGAGTCTCCATTTGGTATGGAGTTGTTGGCAACTGTTGATTGGCTGTTGACCCGTGAAAACTGTCAACCTACACTGGTTTCAGTTAAAGAAGGGCTAAGAAGATGGCCAGCAGGGGAGCGTTGGGCTTGCCGAAAACTTGAATTGTTTGATGATAATAGTCTGCAATTTGCGATTGATCGAGTGATGACGTTTCATAGTTAA
- the darT gene encoding type II toxin-antitoxin system toxin DNA ADP-ribosyl transferase DarT: protein MAYDYSGSLNPEKALIWRIVHRDNIPWLLDNGLHCGHSSVHTDNWINIGNPELINKRSMHPVSAGVGGMLHDYVPFYFTPFSPMLMNIHSGHGGIKQRPNEEVVILVSSLHHVAAQNVPFVFTDSHAYYHWANYYTDLADLHRIDWRILQTRDFRRDPEDPAKFERYQAEALVYKHIPVSLLGGMVCYNDDVKVQLEYWLSQRNLKMPVYARAGWYFS from the coding sequence ATGGCTTATGATTATAGTGGCAGTCTCAATCCAGAAAAAGCGTTGATTTGGCGTATTGTCCATCGAGATAATATACCATGGCTATTGGATAACGGATTGCATTGTGGCCATAGTTCTGTACACACAGATAATTGGATTAATATTGGGAATCCAGAGTTGATCAACAAGCGGTCTATGCATCCAGTATCTGCTGGCGTGGGCGGGATGTTACATGATTATGTACCATTCTATTTTACTCCCTTTTCTCCGATGCTGATGAATATCCATAGTGGACATGGGGGAATTAAGCAACGCCCTAATGAAGAGGTGGTAATTTTGGTTAGCAGTTTACATCATGTGGCTGCACAAAATGTCCCGTTTGTGTTTACAGATAGCCATGCTTACTATCATTGGGCAAACTATTATACCGATCTGGCAGATTTGCACCGAATTGATTGGCGTATATTACAAACTCGGGATTTTCGACGAGACCCGGAAGATCCTGCCAAGTTTGAGAGATATCAGGCAGAGGCTTTGGTCTACAAGCATATTCCAGTCTCATTGCTGGGTGGGATGGTGTGCTACAATGACGATGTAAAAGTACAATTAGAATACTGGTTATCACAACGTAATTTGAAAATGCCCGTTTATGCTCGGGCTGGGTGGTATTTCTCATGA
- a CDS encoding DarT ssDNA thymidine ADP-ribosyltransferase family protein, with protein MADIRTQQFLYHLTDINNLRSIFAEGLKPRSLLHGFSDVADPEIISSRRTLKLDQYVPFHFFARNPFDGRVSINNKDKIFVLITVHRNYAQVNNWSIIPRHPLSGSHITLLNYDEGMAQIDWNTMNRRAYEDDECKCVCMAECLSPNTVSANHFHSIYVPDSTAERIVLALKQEYNLNMFINNNSHMFLGT; from the coding sequence ATGGCTGATATTCGTACACAACAATTTCTTTATCACTTGACCGATATAAACAATTTAAGAAGTATTTTTGCCGAAGGGCTAAAACCACGTAGCCTTTTACATGGTTTTTCAGATGTTGCCGATCCTGAAATTATATCGTCACGCCGAACTCTGAAGTTAGACCAATATGTCCCTTTTCATTTCTTCGCCAGAAATCCCTTTGATGGGAGGGTGTCTATTAATAATAAAGATAAAATATTTGTACTGATTACTGTTCATCGGAACTATGCGCAAGTTAATAACTGGTCGATAATTCCTAGGCATCCCTTGTCAGGAAGTCATATTACTTTATTAAATTATGATGAAGGAATGGCTCAAATTGACTGGAATACCATGAATCGGCGAGCTTATGAAGATGATGAATGTAAGTGTGTCTGTATGGCCGAATGTTTATCTCCAAATACTGTATCTGCTAACCATTTTCATAGCATTTATGTTCCTGATAGTACAGCAGAAAGAATCGTCCTTGCCTTAAAGCAAGAATATAATTTAAACATGTTTATCAATAATAATTCGCATATGTTTCTTGGAACCTAA